A single genomic interval of Musa acuminata AAA Group cultivar baxijiao chromosome BXJ3-4, Cavendish_Baxijiao_AAA, whole genome shotgun sequence harbors:
- the LOC135637099 gene encoding uncharacterized protein LOC135637099, which produces MEESGKRVLLTSGGDEISKGIAYHLAKSGCRLVLMGDEDRLQKMVGDIMSSLGGSSPFKVVDLNMEEEHESFFDEAVELAWKLLGSLDAFVSCYSYEGKMQECLNVTESEYKKTVKANFMAPWFLLKAVAKRMRDFKTGGSIVFISQILGAERGLYTGAAAYGSSLAAVQQLVRLSAMEIGKYKIRVNAVARGLHLDDEYPRSVGKERAEKSTADIMPLMRWLDPKNDLASTVIYLVGDDSRYMTGTTIFVDGAQSIVRPRMRSYI; this is translated from the exons ATGGAGGAGTCCGGGAAGAGGGTTTTGTTGACCTCCGGTGGAGATGAGATCTCCAAAGGCATCGCCTACCACCTGGCGAAATCTGGCTGCAG GCTGGTTTTAATGGGCGATGAGGATCGTCTTCAGAAAATGGTGGGGGATATTATGAGCTCTTTAGGTGGTTCCTCTCCTTTCAAAGTGGTTGATTTGAATATGGAAGAAGAGCATGAGTCTTTCTTTGATGAGGCAGTGGAATTGGCCTGGAAGCTTTTGGGGTCACTCGATGCTTTTGTCAGTTGTTATTCTTATGAAG GGAAGATGCAAGAATGTCTTAATGTGACTGAAAGTGAGTATAAAAAGACAGTGAAAGCTAATTTCATGGCACCTTGGTTTTTGCTAAAAGCAGTTGCGAAAAGAATGCGGGATTTTAAAACGGGTGGTTCTATAGTATTCATATCCCAGATATTAGGGGCAGAAAGAGGCTTGTATACTGGTGCTGCTGCCTACGGATCAAGTTTGGCTGCTGTACAACAATTAGTTCGA CTGTCAGCCATGGAGATTGGTAAGTACAAAATACGAGTCAATGCAGTTGCTCGTGGGTTGCATTTAGATGATGAGTATCCTCGAtcagtggggaaggagagggccgAGAAGTCCACGGCAGATATAATGCCACTGATGAGGTGGCTTGATCCGAAGAATGATCTTGCTTCCACTGTGATATACCTGGTGGGCGATGACTCCCGCTACATGACTGGCACTACTATCTTCGTCGATGGAGCTCAGTCCATTGTGAGGCCTCGAATGCGTTCTTACATATAA
- the LOC103981774 gene encoding large ribosomal subunit protein uL22 → MVKYSREPTNPTKSSKAMGRDLRVHFKNTRETAHAIRKLPLAKAKRYLEDVIAHKQAIPFRRFCGGVGRTAQAKGRHPNGQGRWPLKSARFILDLLKNAESNAEVKGLDVDALYISHIQVNQAQRQRRRTYRAHGRINPYMSSPCHIELILSEKEEPVKKEPETQIAPSKPKKSQAIRSGASS, encoded by the exons ATG GTGAAGTATTCGAGAGAGCCCACCAACCCGACCAAGT CCTCCAAGGCCATGGGCCGGGACTTGAGGGTTCACTTCAAG AATACTCGCGAGACAGCTCATGCAATTAGAAAGCTACCTTTAGCGAAGGCTAAAAGGTACCTTGAAGATGTAATTGCTCATAAGCAAGCCATTCCATTCCGAAGGTTTTGTGGGGGTGTAGGACGTACAGCTCAAGCGAAGGGTCGTCATCCAAATGGGCAAGGACGCTGGCCTCTGAAATCAGCCAGATTCATTTTGGATTTGCTCAAGAATGCTGAGAGTAATGCAGAG GTGAAAGGTTTGGATGTTGATGCTCTCTACATCTCACACATCCAGGTGAACCAAGCTCAGAGGCAGCGGCGTAGGACTTACCGTGCTCATGGACGAATTAACC CATATATGTCCTCTCCATGTCATATTGAATTGATTTTATCGGAGAAGGAAGAGCCAGTCAAGAAAGAG CCggagacccagattgcaccaagcAAGCCCAAGAAATCTCAAGCTATTCGAAGTGGTGCGTCTTCTTAA
- the LOC135636811 gene encoding peroxidase 55-like → MFSGLVRGRESMGMEVWRFCLLVGMLLLMAVSGGEAQLSPSFYQLACPNVESIVRQAVVKKLSQTFVTVPATLRLFFHDCFVEGCDASVMVASPSGDAEKDAPDNLSLAGDGFDTVIKAKQDVEARCPGVVSCADILAIAARDVVVLSGGPDFAVELGRRDGLISQAERVAGRLPGPDLDLNRLSDLFRMNNLTTHDMIALSGAHTVGFSHCSRFAGRLYSSAVDPSLNPAYARLLMRACPRDVDPTIAVNMDPFTPTVFDNLYYRNLLNGEGLFSSDQVLFTNLLSRSAVKRFAANQTSFFGAFTTAMVRLGRVGVKTGSQGEIRNDCTAFN, encoded by the exons ATGTTTTCGGGGCTTGTGAGAGGGAGGGAATCCATGGGCATGGAGGTCTGGAGATTCTGCTTGCTTGTGGGGATGCTGCTGCTGATGGCTGTGAGCGGCGGGGAGGCTCAGCTCAGCCCAAGCTTCTATCAGCTCGCATGCCCTAATGTGGAGTCCATTGTCAGGCAGGCTGTTGTGAAGAAGTTGAGCCAGACATTTGTCACTGTGCCTGCCACACTGAGGCTCTTCTTCCATGACTGCTTTGTAGAG GGTTGTGATGCGTCTGTCATGGTAGCTTCACCGAGCGGCGACGCCGAGAAGGACGCGCCCGACAACCTCTCGCTCGCAGGCGACGGCTTCGACACCGTCATCAAGGCCAAGCAGGACGTGGAAGCTCGCTGCCCTGGCGTTGTCTCCTGTGCTGACATCCTGGCAATCGCTGCCAGAGACGTAGTAGTCCTT TCCGGCGGCCCCGACTTTGCGGTGGAGCTCGGCAGGCGCGACGGGCTCATCTCTCAGGCCGAAAGAGTGGCCGGACGCCTCCCTGGCCCGGACTTGGACCTCAACCGTCTCTCCGACCTCTTCCGGATGAACAACCTCACGACACATGACATGATCGCCCTCTCGGGAGCTCACACCGTTGGCTTCTCCCACTGCAGCCGATTCGCCGGACGCCTCTACTCATCGGCAGTCGACCCGTCGCTCAATCCTGCGTACGCACGTCTGCTGATGCGAGCTTGCCCGCGCGATGTCGACCCGACCATTGCCGTCAACATGGATCCCTTCACCCCGACGGTGTTCGACAACCTCTACTACCGGAATCTGCTGAACGGCGAGGGGCTGTTCTCTTCCGATCAGGTGCTGTTCACCAACCTGCTATCGAGGTCTGCAGTGAAGAGGTTTGCAGCCAACCAAACTAGCTTCTTCGGGGCCTTCACTACGGCCATGGTCAGGCTTGGCAGGGTCGGAGTGAAGACCGGCAGCCAGGGAGAGATCAGGAATGACTGCACTGCGTTCAATTAG